In the Aromatoleum bremense genome, one interval contains:
- a CDS encoding uroporphyrinogen-III C-methyltransferase codes for MALVALAAAGLAAWQVYELRSGAIEIREEVAQRLAASDSALAEARGSARQQQESIASLQGKIGALEAHVAATEGQAAALENLYQEFSRTRDDRVIAEAEQAIGIAAQQLQLAGNHEAALIALQGAEARLAAQDRGQFQALRRALVRDIERLQAAPQVDVPGIALRLETLLERVDTLPLAFAGQLDDPDPAAAGNEGASGPERASTDPSVIDFITGLARDIWREMLTLVRIERLDQSEPVLLAPAQSTYLRENLKIRLLTARLALLARDGRTFAADLAQARGWIERFFDQRDQAVQETLAELAALQALPVKVEQPTPTESIAALRMLQARSAEGQRPLNGTPAPGGAASAPAVQSPPAPPAPVQPPAAGER; via the coding sequence GTGGCGCTGGTCGCGCTCGCCGCCGCCGGGCTCGCCGCCTGGCAAGTATACGAGCTGCGCTCTGGCGCCATCGAGATTCGCGAGGAAGTCGCCCAGCGCCTGGCGGCAAGCGATTCCGCGCTCGCCGAAGCGCGGGGATCGGCGCGCCAGCAGCAGGAGTCGATCGCGTCGCTGCAGGGCAAGATCGGCGCGCTCGAGGCGCACGTCGCGGCGACCGAAGGGCAGGCTGCCGCGCTCGAGAATCTCTACCAGGAGTTTTCGCGCACACGCGACGACCGCGTCATCGCCGAGGCGGAGCAGGCGATCGGCATCGCCGCGCAGCAACTGCAGCTGGCCGGCAACCACGAAGCCGCGCTGATCGCGTTGCAGGGGGCCGAAGCGCGGCTCGCGGCGCAGGACCGCGGCCAGTTCCAGGCCTTGCGCCGCGCGCTGGTGCGTGACATCGAGCGGCTCCAGGCCGCGCCGCAGGTGGACGTGCCGGGCATCGCGCTGCGCCTGGAGACGCTGCTCGAGCGTGTCGACACGCTGCCGCTGGCTTTCGCCGGGCAACTCGACGATCCCGATCCCGCTGCCGCTGGCAATGAGGGGGCGAGCGGGCCGGAGCGCGCTTCGACCGACCCTTCGGTGATCGATTTCATCACCGGACTGGCGCGCGACATCTGGCGCGAAATGCTGACGCTGGTGCGAATCGAGCGTCTCGACCAGTCGGAGCCCGTGCTGCTGGCGCCGGCGCAAAGCACCTACCTGCGCGAGAATCTCAAGATCCGCCTGCTGACCGCGCGGCTCGCGCTGCTCGCGCGCGACGGCCGGACTTTCGCCGCCGACCTCGCGCAGGCGCGCGGCTGGATCGAACGCTTTTTTGACCAGCGCGACCAGGCCGTCCAGGAAACGCTCGCCGAACTCGCGGCGTTGCAGGCATTGCCGGTCAAGGTTGAGCAGCCGACGCCGACCGAAAGCATCGCCGCACTGCGGATGCTGCAGGCACGCTCCGCCGAAGGCCAGCGGCCGCTCAACGGCACACCGGCGCCCGGCGGTGCAGCTTCCGCTCCCGCGGTCCAGTCGCCGCCTGCCCCGCCTGCGCCCGTGCAGCCGCCGGCTGCCGGCGAGCGTTGA
- a CDS encoding uroporphyrinogen-III synthase produces the protein MTRNTLCGRHVAVTRPAGQADSLCEAIAARGGIPVRFPVLAIGAVDGARLGDIATRLDQFDLAFFVSPNAVQHALTPILARRAWPQRVVVATVGKGSERALAAFGFRSVVAPASGFDSESVLALPEFRPEAVRGRRIVIFRGDGGRDLLGETLREHGADVEYVSCYRRFQPDQDPAPLLDLARRGALDAITLTSSEGVAKLVAIVGVEGLRLLCPVPIFAPHSRIAAHARAAGFVRVVETGPGDEGLIRALESHF, from the coding sequence ATGACGCGCAACACGCTCTGCGGACGTCACGTCGCAGTCACTCGCCCGGCGGGGCAGGCCGACAGCCTGTGCGAGGCGATCGCTGCACGCGGCGGCATTCCGGTGCGCTTTCCGGTGCTCGCGATCGGCGCCGTCGACGGCGCACGACTCGGCGACATCGCCACCCGGCTCGATCAGTTCGATCTCGCGTTTTTCGTCAGCCCGAACGCCGTGCAGCACGCGCTCACGCCGATCCTCGCGCGGCGCGCCTGGCCGCAGCGAGTAGTGGTGGCGACTGTCGGCAAGGGGAGCGAGCGGGCGCTCGCGGCGTTCGGTTTTCGCTCCGTCGTCGCGCCGGCGAGCGGTTTCGACAGCGAGTCCGTGCTCGCCCTTCCGGAATTCCGGCCCGAAGCGGTGCGCGGCCGGCGGATCGTGATCTTTCGCGGCGACGGCGGTCGCGACCTGCTCGGCGAAACCTTGCGCGAGCACGGCGCCGATGTCGAATACGTGAGCTGCTATCGCCGCTTCCAGCCCGACCAGGACCCGGCCCCGCTGCTCGACCTCGCGCGGCGCGGCGCACTCGACGCGATCACGCTCACCAGCAGCGAAGGCGTCGCGAAGCTCGTCGCCATCGTCGGCGTCGAGGGCCTGCGCCTGCTGTGCCCGGTGCCGATCTTCGCGCCGCACTCGAGAATTGCGGCGCACGCGCGCGCGGCCGGCTTCGTGCGTGTCGTCGAAACCGGCCCCGGCGACGAAGGGCTCATTCGCGCACTCGAATCTCATTTCTAG
- the hemC gene encoding hydroxymethylbilane synthase: MSATPDFPAPERLVIATRESRLALWQAEHVKARLEALYPGCRVELLGMTTRGDQILDRPLAKVGGKGLFVKELEAALLEERADIAVHSMKDVPMQLTEPFALPCISAREVPLDAFVSPRYASLADMPPGTVVGTSSMRRESQLHAQFPFLAVTSLRGNLDTRLRKLDEGQYDAIILAAAGLRRLGLADRIRAELPSEVSLPAAGQGALGIECLAKRTDIAAWLAPLNDADTSACVRAERAVARALAGSCEVPLGAYAEIRAGRLWLRGFVALPDGSRMVRAEREGDAADAEGLGLALAGDLRAQGAEDILARLG, encoded by the coding sequence GTGAGCGCTACCCCTGACTTTCCCGCCCCCGAACGCCTCGTAATCGCCACTCGCGAAAGCCGTCTCGCACTGTGGCAGGCCGAACACGTCAAGGCCCGGCTCGAGGCGCTCTACCCGGGCTGTCGCGTCGAGCTGCTCGGCATGACCACGCGCGGCGACCAGATCCTCGACCGTCCGCTCGCGAAGGTCGGCGGCAAGGGGCTGTTCGTCAAGGAACTCGAAGCCGCGCTGCTCGAGGAGCGCGCCGACATCGCGGTGCATTCGATGAAGGACGTGCCGATGCAGCTGACCGAACCGTTCGCGCTGCCGTGCATCTCGGCGCGCGAAGTGCCGCTCGACGCGTTTGTGTCGCCGCGCTACGCGAGCCTCGCCGACATGCCGCCGGGCACGGTCGTCGGCACCTCGTCGATGCGCCGCGAATCGCAGCTGCATGCGCAGTTTCCTTTCCTGGCGGTCACGAGCCTGCGCGGCAACCTCGACACGCGCCTGCGCAAGCTCGACGAGGGGCAGTACGACGCGATCATTCTCGCCGCCGCCGGACTGCGGCGCTTAGGGCTTGCCGACCGCATCCGTGCCGAACTGCCGTCCGAGGTGTCGCTGCCGGCGGCCGGGCAGGGCGCGCTCGGCATCGAATGCCTGGCGAAGCGCACCGACATCGCGGCCTGGCTCGCGCCGTTGAACGATGCCGACACTTCGGCGTGCGTGCGCGCCGAGCGTGCCGTCGCGCGCGCGCTCGCGGGCAGCTGCGAAGTGCCGCTCGGCGCCTACGCCGAGATCCGCGCCGGGCGGCTGTGGCTGCGCGGCTTCGTCGCGCTGCCCGATGGCAGCCGCATGGTCCGCGCCGAACGCGAAGGCGATGCCGCCGATGCCGAAGGGCTCGGACTGGCACTGGCCGGCGACTTGCGCGCGCAAGGGGCCGAAGACATCCTCGCGCGGCTGGGGTGA
- the ppc gene encoding phosphoenolpyruvate carboxylase gives MTEDKDAPLREDIRLLGRVLGDTVRDQHGEAAFALIERIRQTSVRFRRDDDNAARRELEGILDALSREQTIEVVRAFSYFSHLSNIAEDQHHIRRSRAHLIAGSAPRAGSVAHALVRALASGLPPARLAAFFDTALISPVLTAHPTEVQRKSILNCETDIAHLLDARDRMTLTPEERQESDEALRRTVLTLWQTRMLRPAKLSVVDEVTNGLSYFDATFLRELPRLYTNLEDQLASRDPALAGLELPAFLQVGSWIGGDRDGNPFVTADVLERALAMQAGAALGFYLDELHALGARLSLALGLVTASDALLALAARSPDHSPHRNDEPYRRAISGIYARLAATHHALLGTEPPRHPVAMAEPYATAAELCDDLDVIHRSLVANGSAALARGRLRRLRRAVRVFGFHLSPIDLRQNSEVHERVVAELLATARTGTDYATLDEAARVELLIEELATPRPLASPHVRYSDETEGELAIFRTARAAHRRYGGPAIPNCIISKTGDVSDLLELALLLKEAGLLRPHEQALDVNIVPLFETIDDLANAPSVMDRLFALPGYMNLLAASRDRTQEVMLGYSDSNKDGGFLTSGWALYKAEIGLIEVFARHGIRLRLFHGRGGSVGRGGGPSYEAILAQPGGAVQGQIRLTEQGEVIAAKYGNPEVGRRNLEVIVAATLEASLLADRAPAPRAEFLDTMQALSDVAFAAYRELVYDTEGFERYFWESTVISEIAELNIGSRPASRKKGTRIEDLRAIPWVFSWSQCRLMLPGWFGFGSAVKTWLAAHTDDGIARLQAMHREWSFFAALLSNMDMVLAKTDLAIASRYAGLVKDVSLRDAIFGRIRTEWHDTVEALLAITGQRELLDGNPLLKRSIRNRFPYLDPLNHVQVELLRRHRETHDDARIRLGIHISINGIAAGLRNSG, from the coding sequence ATGACTGAAGACAAGGACGCCCCGCTGCGCGAAGACATCCGGCTGCTCGGCCGCGTGCTGGGCGACACCGTGCGCGACCAGCACGGCGAAGCGGCATTCGCCCTCATCGAGCGCATCCGCCAGACTTCGGTGCGCTTCCGCCGCGACGATGACAACGCGGCACGGCGCGAACTCGAAGGCATCCTCGACGCGCTGTCGCGCGAACAGACGATCGAAGTCGTGCGCGCGTTCAGCTATTTCTCGCACCTGTCGAACATCGCCGAGGACCAGCATCACATCCGCCGCAGCCGCGCGCACCTGATCGCCGGCTCGGCGCCGCGCGCAGGCAGCGTCGCGCACGCGCTCGTGCGCGCACTGGCGAGCGGCTTGCCGCCGGCCCGGCTCGCGGCGTTCTTCGACACCGCGCTGATCTCGCCGGTGCTGACTGCGCATCCGACCGAAGTCCAGCGCAAGAGCATCCTCAACTGCGAGACCGATATCGCACATCTCCTCGACGCGCGCGATCGCATGACGCTGACGCCGGAGGAGCGCCAGGAAAGCGACGAGGCGCTGCGCCGGACGGTGCTGACGCTGTGGCAGACGCGCATGCTGCGCCCGGCGAAGCTGTCGGTCGTCGATGAAGTCACGAACGGCCTGTCGTACTTCGACGCGACTTTCCTGCGCGAGCTGCCGCGCCTCTATACGAACCTCGAAGACCAGCTCGCGAGCCGCGATCCGGCGCTCGCCGGACTCGAACTGCCGGCGTTCCTGCAGGTCGGCAGCTGGATCGGCGGTGATCGCGACGGCAATCCTTTCGTCACCGCCGACGTGCTCGAACGCGCGCTCGCGATGCAGGCGGGGGCCGCGCTCGGCTTCTATCTCGACGAACTGCACGCGCTCGGCGCGCGCCTGTCGCTCGCGCTCGGGCTGGTCACCGCATCCGATGCGCTGCTCGCGCTGGCCGCCCGCTCGCCCGACCATTCTCCCCACCGCAACGACGAACCCTACCGCCGCGCGATCTCCGGCATCTATGCGCGGCTCGCGGCGACGCACCACGCGCTGCTCGGCACCGAACCGCCGCGCCATCCGGTAGCAATGGCCGAGCCGTATGCCACCGCCGCCGAACTCTGCGACGATCTCGATGTCATTCACCGCTCGCTCGTCGCGAACGGCTCGGCGGCGCTCGCGCGCGGGCGGCTGCGCCGGCTGCGCCGGGCCGTGCGCGTGTTCGGCTTTCACCTTTCGCCGATCGACCTGCGCCAGAATTCCGAGGTGCATGAGCGCGTCGTCGCCGAACTCCTTGCGACCGCCAGAACCGGTACCGACTACGCGACGCTCGACGAGGCGGCGCGCGTCGAACTGCTGATCGAGGAACTCGCGACACCGCGTCCGCTCGCATCGCCTCACGTGCGCTATTCAGACGAGACCGAAGGCGAACTCGCGATCTTCCGCACTGCGCGCGCGGCTCACCGGCGCTACGGGGGGCCGGCGATCCCGAACTGCATCATCTCGAAGACCGGCGACGTCTCCGATCTGCTTGAACTCGCGCTGCTGCTGAAGGAGGCGGGCCTGCTGAGGCCGCACGAACAGGCGCTGGACGTCAATATCGTCCCGCTGTTCGAGACGATCGACGATCTCGCGAACGCGCCGTCGGTGATGGACCGCCTGTTCGCGCTGCCCGGATACATGAACCTGCTCGCTGCCTCCCGCGACCGCACCCAGGAAGTCATGCTCGGCTATTCCGACAGCAACAAGGACGGCGGCTTCCTGACGTCGGGCTGGGCGCTCTACAAGGCCGAGATCGGCCTGATCGAGGTGTTCGCGCGGCACGGCATCCGTCTGCGCCTGTTCCACGGCCGGGGCGGTTCGGTCGGACGGGGCGGCGGCCCGAGCTACGAGGCGATCCTCGCGCAACCCGGCGGCGCGGTGCAGGGGCAGATCCGGCTCACCGAGCAGGGCGAAGTGATCGCGGCGAAATATGGCAACCCGGAAGTCGGCCGGCGCAACCTCGAAGTCATCGTCGCCGCGACGCTCGAAGCGAGCCTGCTCGCCGATCGCGCTCCGGCGCCGCGCGCCGAGTTCCTCGACACGATGCAGGCGCTCTCGGATGTCGCGTTCGCTGCGTACCGCGAATTGGTCTACGACACCGAAGGGTTCGAACGCTATTTCTGGGAATCGACCGTAATCTCGGAGATCGCCGAGCTGAACATCGGCTCGCGGCCCGCGTCGCGCAAGAAAGGCACGCGCATCGAGGATCTGCGCGCGATCCCCTGGGTGTTCAGCTGGTCGCAGTGCCGCCTGATGCTGCCGGGCTGGTTCGGCTTCGGCAGCGCCGTCAAAACCTGGCTCGCGGCCCACACTGACGACGGCATCGCCCGCCTGCAGGCGATGCATCGGGAATGGTCGTTCTTCGCCGCGCTGCTGTCGAACATGGACATGGTGCTGGCGAAGACCGACCTGGCGATCGCGTCGCGCTACGCCGGGCTCGTCAAAGACGTGAGCTTGCGCGACGCGATCTTCGGCCGCATCCGCACCGAATGGCACGACACTGTCGAGGCGCTGCTCGCGATCACCGGCCAGCGCGAGCTCCTCGACGGCAACCCGCTGCTCAAGCGCTCGATCCGCAACCGCTTCCCCTACCTCGATCCGCTCAACCACGTACAGGTCGAGTTGCTGCGCCGCCATCGCGAGACGCATGACGACGCGCGCATCCGGCTCGGGATCCATATCTCGATCAACGGCATCGCGGCTGGTTTGCGCAACAGCGGCTGA
- a CDS encoding LytR/AlgR family response regulator transcription factor — translation MTDAALRVVIVDDEEPARARLKDLLDDIADTQPTRVVGVAANGLEALRLIEDLATDVVLADIRMPVMDGVELARHLSRLECPPAVIFTTAYDEYAVQAFDLAATDYLLKPVRAARLAEALARARRRSPAADALLAGLSRGARRHFSVNERGRIVLVPVADVLFLRAELKYVTARTAGREFLLDESLVQLEQEFRDRFVRIHRNCLVSRSAVTGVERAGEDEGEPHWDVVLAGLAERLPISRRQWPAVRHALGL, via the coding sequence ATGACCGACGCTGCTCTGCGAGTCGTCATCGTTGACGACGAGGAGCCTGCCCGCGCACGCCTCAAGGACCTGCTCGACGACATCGCGGACACGCAGCCGACGCGCGTCGTCGGCGTGGCGGCGAACGGGCTCGAAGCGTTGCGCCTGATCGAAGACCTGGCGACCGACGTCGTGCTCGCCGACATCCGCATGCCGGTCATGGACGGGGTGGAACTCGCGCGCCACCTCAGTCGCCTCGAGTGCCCGCCTGCGGTGATCTTCACGACGGCATACGACGAATACGCGGTGCAGGCGTTCGACCTGGCGGCGACCGATTACCTGCTGAAGCCGGTCCGCGCGGCGCGGCTTGCCGAAGCGCTCGCGCGCGCACGCCGGCGTTCGCCCGCTGCCGACGCGCTGCTGGCCGGCCTTTCGCGCGGCGCAAGGCGCCATTTCAGCGTCAATGAGCGCGGGCGCATTGTGCTGGTGCCGGTCGCCGACGTGCTGTTCCTGCGCGCCGAACTCAAGTATGTCACTGCGCGCACCGCGGGGCGCGAGTTCCTGCTCGACGAGTCGCTCGTCCAACTCGAACAGGAGTTCCGCGATCGCTTTGTCCGCATCCACCGCAACTGTCTCGTCTCGCGCAGCGCCGTGACGGGCGTCGAACGCGCGGGCGAGGACGAGGGCGAGCCGCACTGGGACGTCGTGCTCGCCGGCCTCGCCGAACGCCTGCCGATCAGCCGGCGCCAGTGGCCGGCGGTCCGGCACGCGCTCGGACTCTGA
- the argH gene encoding argininosuccinate lyase — protein MTDTSSSQPAKAWSGRFSEPVSDLVKRYTASVSFDQRMAVQDIRGSLAHAKMLAKQGIIAAADLADIERGMAQIRDEIERGEFAWNLDDEDVHLNIEKRLTALVGDAGKRLHTGRSRNDQVATDIRLWLRDAIDQILALIGDFQKNLLDVAEANAATPMPGFTHLQIAQPVTFGHHLMAYFEMSRRDAERLKDCRKRVNRLPLGAAALAGTSYPIDREFVAAELGFDEVCYNSLDAVSDRDFAIEFCAAAALLMTHLSRLSEELILWMSPRVGFIDLADRFCTGSSIMPQKKNPDVPELVRGKTGRVNGSLIALLTLMKGQPLAYNKDNQEDKEPLFDTADTVIDTLRIYADMITGIRVKADAMRDALKQGYATATDLADYLVKKGLPFRDAHEAVALAVRAAEAKGCDLPDFSLDELRAFSPLVGDDVFAVLTVDGSLASRAHVGGTAPDQVRAAIARARSTLG, from the coding sequence ATGACAGACACCTCCTCCTCGCAGCCGGCCAAGGCGTGGTCCGGCCGTTTTTCCGAACCGGTCTCGGACCTCGTCAAGCGCTATACCGCCTCGGTGTCGTTCGACCAGCGCATGGCGGTGCAGGACATCCGCGGCTCGCTGGCGCACGCGAAGATGCTGGCGAAGCAGGGCATCATCGCCGCCGCCGACCTTGCCGACATCGAGCGCGGCATGGCGCAGATCCGCGACGAGATCGAACGCGGCGAGTTCGCCTGGAACCTCGACGACGAGGACGTGCACCTCAACATCGAGAAGCGCCTCACCGCGCTCGTCGGCGATGCGGGAAAACGCCTGCACACCGGCCGCAGCCGCAACGACCAGGTCGCCACCGACATTCGTCTCTGGCTGCGCGACGCGATCGACCAGATCCTCGCCCTGATCGGCGACTTCCAGAAGAACCTGCTCGACGTCGCCGAAGCCAACGCCGCAACGCCGATGCCCGGCTTCACGCATCTGCAGATCGCCCAGCCGGTGACTTTTGGCCACCACCTGATGGCCTATTTTGAAATGAGCCGGCGCGACGCCGAGCGGCTCAAAGACTGCCGCAAGCGCGTGAACCGCCTGCCGCTCGGAGCCGCCGCGCTCGCCGGCACGAGCTACCCGATCGACCGCGAGTTCGTCGCCGCCGAGTTGGGCTTCGACGAAGTCTGCTACAACTCGCTCGACGCCGTCAGCGACCGCGACTTCGCGATCGAGTTCTGCGCCGCCGCGGCATTGCTGATGACCCACCTGTCGCGCCTGTCCGAAGAGCTGATCCTGTGGATGAGCCCGCGCGTGGGCTTCATCGACCTCGCCGACCGCTTCTGCACCGGCAGCTCGATCATGCCGCAGAAGAAGAACCCCGACGTGCCCGAACTCGTGCGCGGCAAGACCGGACGCGTCAATGGCAGCCTGATCGCGCTCTTGACGCTGATGAAAGGCCAGCCGCTCGCCTACAATAAGGACAATCAGGAAGACAAGGAACCCCTGTTCGACACCGCCGACACGGTGATTGACACCCTGCGCATCTACGCCGACATGATCACCGGCATCCGCGTCAAGGCCGACGCGATGCGCGACGCGCTCAAGCAAGGTTACGCGACCGCGACCGACCTCGCCGACTACCTCGTCAAGAAAGGCCTGCCGTTCCGCGACGCGCACGAAGCGGTCGCGCTCGCCGTGCGCGCAGCCGAGGCGAAAGGCTGCGACCTGCCGGACTTCAGCCTCGACGAGCTGCGCGCATTCTCACCGCTCGTCGGCGACGACGTGTTCGCGGTGCTGACCGTCGACGGCTCGCTCGCGTCACGCGCGCATGTCGGCGGCACCGCGCCGGATCAGGTCCGCGCCGCCATCGCCCGAGCCCGCAGCACGCTTGGATGA
- a CDS encoding protein kinase domain-containing protein: MDDRPEPVERIGKYDIRGLIGEGATSSVYLAYDPFTGRDVAIKQLHRDVLRDADRDCLHRTLLLNEAALAGKLVHPHIVQIHDAAIDDSQAYIAMEYVPGGTLAAFCRPDSLLPFERLIEIIFRCTRALDFAFRRGIIHRDIKPANILLVDRDGQDIKISDFGTAVHAAGDATQVLGVGSPAYMSPQQVRDMPLNHQTDIHSLGVVMFQLLTGRLPFESDSHYSLLYRIAHEEAPAPSSIRPDVPEALDAIVRRALEKDLARRYQDWAEFSHDLAQASRNRKINADRAEVADAEKYEALRRLAFFREFSDAELWEIIGFSQWSRAEPGTVVMKEGESGDHFCLLAEGEARVVKRGKLLHLLTDGDCFGEMALFSAGGRARSATVEATTALSVLRIGVAALERASDTCRMHFYKAFLEVLSTRLSMANSRIANAGP, from the coding sequence TTGGATGACAGGCCGGAGCCGGTGGAACGGATCGGCAAATACGACATCCGCGGGCTGATCGGCGAAGGCGCGACCAGCTCCGTCTATCTCGCATACGACCCATTCACCGGCCGCGATGTCGCCATCAAGCAACTCCATCGCGACGTCCTGCGCGACGCCGACCGGGACTGCCTGCATCGCACGCTGCTGCTGAACGAAGCGGCGCTCGCCGGCAAGCTCGTCCATCCGCACATCGTCCAGATCCACGACGCGGCGATCGACGACAGCCAGGCCTATATCGCGATGGAGTATGTACCGGGCGGCACGCTTGCCGCATTCTGCCGCCCGGACAGCCTGCTGCCGTTCGAACGGCTCATCGAGATCATCTTCCGGTGCACGCGCGCGCTCGATTTCGCGTTTCGCCGGGGCATCATCCACCGCGACATCAAGCCTGCGAACATCCTGCTTGTCGACCGGGACGGGCAGGACATCAAGATTTCCGATTTCGGCACGGCCGTGCACGCCGCTGGCGACGCAACGCAGGTTCTCGGCGTCGGCTCCCCCGCGTACATGTCGCCGCAGCAGGTGCGCGACATGCCGCTGAACCACCAGACCGATATCCATTCGCTGGGCGTCGTGATGTTCCAGCTCCTCACCGGGCGGCTGCCGTTCGAATCCGACAGCCATTACAGCCTGCTCTACCGCATCGCGCACGAGGAAGCGCCTGCGCCATCGTCGATCCGTCCTGACGTCCCGGAAGCACTGGATGCGATCGTGCGCCGCGCGCTGGAGAAAGACCTCGCCCGCCGCTACCAGGACTGGGCGGAGTTTTCGCATGATCTCGCCCAGGCATCCCGCAACCGGAAGATCAATGCCGACCGCGCGGAAGTTGCCGACGCGGAGAAATACGAGGCCCTGCGACGACTCGCGTTCTTCCGTGAGTTCAGCGACGCCGAGCTATGGGAAATCATCGGCTTTTCGCAGTGGAGCCGCGCCGAACCCGGCACCGTGGTGATGAAGGAAGGGGAAAGCGGTGATCACTTCTGCTTGCTGGCCGAAGGCGAAGCGCGTGTCGTCAAGCGCGGCAAGCTCCTTCACCTGCTGACGGACGGCGACTGTTTCGGCGAGATGGCGCTGTTTTCGGCAGGGGGCCGGGCCCGCTCGGCAACCGTCGAGGCCACGACCGCACTCAGCGTGCTTCGCATCGGTGTGGCCGCGCTCGAGCGCGCATCCGACACCTGCAGGATGCATTTCTACAAGGCCTTCCTCGAAGTGCTGTCGACCCGTTTGTCGATGGCCAATTCGAGGATTGCGAACGCCGGGCCATGA
- the grxD gene encoding Grx4 family monothiol glutaredoxin, which produces MDIQEVIREQVTTNPVVLYMKGTPQFPQCGFSSTAVQILKHSGVPKFFSVNVLENDEIRNGIKQFANWPTIPQLYVNGEFVGGCDIMREMYENGELKTMLTEAGVTSAS; this is translated from the coding sequence ATGGACATCCAGGAAGTCATCCGCGAACAGGTCACCACGAACCCCGTCGTCCTGTACATGAAGGGCACGCCCCAGTTCCCGCAGTGCGGCTTTTCGTCGACGGCCGTGCAGATTCTCAAGCACAGCGGTGTGCCGAAGTTCTTTTCGGTGAACGTTCTCGAGAACGACGAAATCCGCAATGGCATCAAGCAGTTTGCGAACTGGCCGACGATCCCGCAGCTGTACGTGAACGGTGAATTCGTCGGTGGCTGCGACATCATGCGCGAGATGTATGAAAACGGCGAATTGAAGACGATGCTCACCGAAGCAGGCGTAACGTCCGCTTCCTGA
- the prmC gene encoding peptide chain release factor N(5)-glutamine methyltransferase, with product MTEAAPDIGGALNWARARIAVVDARILLRHVLQCSAVRLAAYPEARLEAPEWAEFRSLVERREAGEPVAYLTGEREFFGHPFIVTPAVLIPRPDTELLVELALAHFGDKPHTRVLDLGTGSGALAVSIALELPQADVVAVDRSREALWVAMANAARLRASVSFVLGDWFSSLGDDHYQLIVANPPYVAAADPHLEEGDVRFEPSTALAAGPDGLDDLAAIAAQAPRHLEPGGWLFMEHGFDQAAAVRGLLTDAGFSAIASWKDLAGIERVSGGQWRGR from the coding sequence ATGACCGAAGCTGCGCCCGATATCGGCGGCGCGCTGAACTGGGCGCGGGCGCGGATCGCGGTCGTCGATGCGCGCATTCTGCTGCGCCATGTGCTGCAGTGTTCGGCGGTGCGCCTCGCGGCGTATCCGGAAGCCAGGCTCGAAGCGCCGGAGTGGGCAGAGTTCCGCTCGCTGGTCGAGCGGCGCGAGGCCGGCGAGCCGGTTGCTTACCTGACCGGCGAGCGCGAGTTCTTCGGCCACCCGTTCATCGTGACGCCGGCAGTGCTGATTCCGCGTCCCGACACCGAACTGCTGGTGGAACTGGCGCTGGCGCATTTCGGCGACAAGCCGCATACGCGCGTGCTCGATCTCGGTACCGGGAGCGGCGCGCTCGCGGTCAGCATCGCGCTCGAGCTGCCGCAGGCCGACGTCGTCGCGGTCGATCGTTCGCGCGAAGCGCTGTGGGTCGCGATGGCGAACGCGGCACGCTTGCGGGCGAGCGTCTCCTTCGTGCTCGGCGACTGGTTTTCTTCGCTCGGCGACGACCACTATCAACTCATCGTCGCGAATCCGCCCTATGTTGCGGCGGCCGACCCGCATCTCGAAGAGGGCGACGTGCGCTTCGAACCGAGCACCGCGCTTGCCGCCGGCCCCGACGGGCTCGACGATCTCGCGGCCATCGCCGCGCAGGCCCCGCGCCACCTCGAACCCGGCGGCTGGCTGTTCATGGAACACGGTTTCGACCAGGCGGCCGCGGTGCGCGGGCTGCTGACTGATGCCGGGTTTTCGGCGATCGCCTCGTGGAAGGATCTGGCGGGCATCGAACGGGTGTCGGGGGGGCAGTGGCGCGGCCGTTGA